In the Candidatus Omnitrophota bacterium genome, one interval contains:
- a CDS encoding tetratricopeptide repeat protein, which produces MKSLPARNYFKTAIALLVVIPIAAYLYIAVKQSFNRRNPIELYERKLKAAPESVKANNDMAVAYEKKGMHDKAISVYNRMLTKDSNNPDLYVNLAAIQIKKRNPESAIALCEKAIELEPGNATAHNNLAVAYYLQGDYELAIEQCDLAIKYGYKVKSELLNLLKPYREQEETNEH; this is translated from the coding sequence ATGAAATCTCTTCCCGCCAGAAATTATTTTAAAACAGCGATAGCCCTTCTTGTTGTTATCCCAATCGCAGCATATCTGTATATAGCGGTTAAACAGAGCTTCAACAGGCGAAATCCTATCGAGCTTTACGAGAGGAAATTGAAAGCCGCTCCCGAAAGCGTGAAGGCCAATAATGACATGGCCGTGGCTTATGAGAAGAAAGGCATGCACGATAAAGCGATAAGCGTATATAACCGGATGTTGACTAAAGATTCGAACAATCCCGACCTGTATGTGAACCTCGCCGCCATTCAGATAAAAAAACGAAATCCCGAATCGGCTATAGCCTTGTGCGAAAAAGCCATAGAGCTGGAACCTGGCAATGCCACCGCTCATAACAATCTCGCCGTAGCTTATTACCTTCAAGGCGATTACGAACTCGCTATAGAGCAATGCGATCTCGCCATCAAGTATGGCTACAAGGTAAAGTCCGAACTCCTCAATCTCCTTAAACCATACCGGGAGCAAGAAGAAACGAATGAACATTGA
- a CDS encoding TIGR03960 family B12-binding radical SAM protein: MNIDKLNELLLTVQKPGRYVGGEWNVARKEWTDDKVKVLLAFPDAYEVGMSYLGIKILYGILNNRSDCLCERVFSPWIDFEEVLRKNHISLFSLESRKPIKEFDIIGISLAYELCYTNVLNLLDLGGIPLRSAERTDSDPLVIAGGPSCYNPEPMAEFIDAFLIGDGEDAISEIVDIYKKLRLSGNRSRKDVLREMANIKGVYVPFLYRVDYNEDGTIESFEPCEKGIPEKIEKRIVRDLDKAFYPVDQIVPNIGIIHDRAAIEIMRGCKHACKFCQATIAYRPVRERSRNTILELAKKTHSSTGYDEISLLSLSSVDHSELHDTIRDLNKEFCRNAVSLSIPSLRIEDSLKDLPALISEIKKTGLTFAPEAGSDSLRKSLNKNIKIERLFEAASESFRKGWRKVKLYFMIGLPGETEEDLAGITDLMRKISNLKKEIDGHPAQITASINAFVPKPHTFFERSAMADVESLEKKREILRSGFRSKLIDLDFHSFNRSYLEAILTRGDRRLANVIYESWRSGARFDGWQELFRFETWLSSLKELGIDGSFYALRARKENELLPWDFIEI, from the coding sequence ATGAACATTGATAAATTGAACGAGCTGCTCCTTACCGTGCAGAAGCCCGGCAGGTATGTCGGCGGAGAATGGAACGTTGCCAGGAAGGAGTGGACCGACGATAAGGTAAAGGTGCTGCTGGCGTTCCCCGACGCCTATGAAGTGGGGATGAGCTACCTCGGCATCAAGATACTTTACGGTATCCTGAATAACCGTTCCGACTGCCTGTGCGAACGTGTCTTCTCGCCATGGATCGATTTTGAGGAGGTCCTCAGAAAAAATCATATAAGCCTCTTCAGCCTGGAATCGCGCAAACCGATAAAAGAGTTCGATATAATAGGGATAAGCCTGGCCTATGAGTTGTGTTACACGAACGTATTGAATCTACTGGACCTGGGGGGCATCCCTCTGAGGAGCGCGGAGAGAACCGACTCGGACCCGCTGGTAATCGCCGGCGGACCATCCTGTTATAATCCTGAGCCGATGGCGGAGTTCATCGACGCTTTTTTAATAGGCGACGGAGAAGACGCTATAAGCGAGATAGTGGATATATATAAAAAACTGCGCTTATCCGGAAACCGGTCCCGAAAAGATGTCTTGAGGGAGATGGCCAACATAAAAGGTGTTTATGTTCCCTTCCTCTACAGAGTTGATTACAACGAAGACGGCACGATTGAAAGTTTTGAACCTTGCGAGAAGGGCATTCCGGAAAAAATTGAAAAAAGGATAGTCAGGGACCTGGACAAGGCCTTCTATCCCGTAGATCAGATAGTGCCGAATATCGGTATAATACACGACCGCGCCGCTATAGAGATCATGAGGGGGTGTAAGCATGCCTGCAAGTTTTGCCAGGCCACGATTGCGTACAGACCGGTGCGGGAGCGTTCGCGAAATACTATTTTAGAACTTGCTAAAAAGACACACAGCTCGACCGGGTACGATGAAATATCCCTCTTATCGTTATCGAGCGTGGACCATTCCGAACTTCACGATACTATCAGGGATCTCAATAAAGAGTTTTGCCGTAATGCCGTGTCGCTTTCTATTCCGTCGCTTCGCATAGAGGATTCACTTAAGGATTTACCGGCGCTGATATCGGAAATAAAAAAAACCGGGCTCACATTCGCGCCGGAGGCAGGAAGCGACAGCCTTAGAAAATCACTTAACAAGAATATAAAGATAGAGAGGCTGTTCGAGGCCGCGTCAGAGTCGTTTAGAAAAGGCTGGCGCAAAGTCAAGCTGTACTTCATGATAGGGCTTCCGGGCGAGACCGAAGAAGATCTGGCCGGTATAACCGATCTGATGCGCAAGATCTCAAATCTTAAGAAAGAGATCGACGGCCATCCGGCCCAGATAACGGCGAGCATTAATGCGTTCGTGCCGAAACCTCATACGTTCTTTGAGCGTTCGGCAATGGCGGATGTTGAGTCGCTGGAGAAGAAGAGAGAGATTCTGCGGAGCGGTTTTCGGTCTAAGCTGATCGACCTGGATTTCCATTCATTCAACAGAAGTTATCTTGAAGCGATACTGACCAGGGGAGACAGAAGGCTGGCGAATGTCATATATGAGTCCTGGCGCTCAGGCGCGAGATTTGACGGGTGGCAGGAACTTTTTAGATTCGAGACCTGGTTATCATCGCTTAAAGAACTTGGAATAGACGGATCGTTTTATGCCTTGAGGGCCAGAAAAGAAAATGAGCTGCTGCCATGGGATTTTATCGAAATTTGA
- a CDS encoding diguanylate cyclase, producing MATLKGLFISSKGLRHKLMVAFSLMTIIPLLACVYLLSPYLNPGFQNLVNLAVIILASLVISILGLIIAGSIINAVVELSAETKKISAGDYDRRIDIPGDDELGNLGQSINMMTRRIKSNLDELKNYGQSMKAINAEIQKKVTALSSLLQIDEVISAGSLQIDSLLELGVGKASGMFDMGFGALYMSREEDGDFIAKVCYNADKEKLAEIVIRRGGHGVLEKAIENKKMFQVTDGMKLPDDLDDFKRAHNLKNFIVIPLYSDRIAFGLLLLGNRLSDFSYTSDDIELATVFAKHITIAIESDLLEKKNKELAIMDDLTGLYNKRYLLIRLEEEIKRSIFYQRPCAFIVFRVDNFRAFRETNGELASEEALKRIAKVIRDNNIPVGRAARIGGSEFAMLLPEKNKKEATRIAEDVRRKIENVNVLKAGKVSLEVKMGLSENPIDGATSEELFKKAVASLEKE from the coding sequence ATGGCCACCCTTAAGGGGTTGTTTATAAGCAGCAAAGGCTTAAGGCACAAACTTATGGTTGCGTTCAGCCTGATGACCATCATACCTCTTCTGGCCTGTGTATACCTGCTTTCCCCATATCTGAATCCCGGATTTCAGAACCTTGTAAATCTCGCTGTAATAATCTTAGCGTCGCTGGTCATTTCGATCCTGGGCCTTATCATTGCCGGAAGCATCATAAACGCTGTCGTCGAACTTTCTGCTGAAACAAAAAAGATATCCGCCGGCGACTACGACAGGCGCATAGACATACCGGGTGACGACGAACTCGGTAATCTCGGCCAGTCGATTAATATGATGACCAGGAGGATAAAATCCAACCTGGATGAACTGAAGAACTACGGGCAGAGCATGAAAGCGATAAACGCGGAGATACAGAAGAAAGTGACCGCGCTTTCGAGCTTGTTGCAGATAGATGAAGTGATTTCGGCCGGTTCGCTGCAGATAGATTCGCTTTTGGAGCTTGGGGTGGGCAAAGCATCCGGTATGTTCGATATGGGTTTCGGCGCTCTGTATATGTCCAGGGAAGAGGACGGGGATTTTATCGCGAAAGTGTGCTATAACGCCGATAAGGAGAAGCTTGCGGAGATCGTAATAAGAAGAGGCGGTCATGGCGTCCTGGAGAAAGCTATCGAAAATAAGAAGATGTTCCAGGTCACTGATGGTATGAAGCTTCCTGATGATCTGGATGATTTTAAGAGAGCGCATAATCTGAAGAATTTTATTGTGATCCCGTTGTATTCCGACAGGATAGCGTTCGGGCTTCTTTTGCTTGGTAATCGTCTGAGTGATTTCAGCTACACCAGCGATGATATTGAACTAGCTACGGTATTCGCCAAACATATCACGATCGCCATCGAAAGCGACCTGTTGGAAAAGAAGAACAAAGAGCTTGCCATAATGGACGACCTGACAGGGCTGTATAACAAGCGTTATCTGCTTATACGGCTCGAAGAAGAGATAAAGAGGTCCATATTTTATCAGAGACCCTGCGCGTTCATAGTCTTCAGGGTGGATAATTTCAGGGCATTCCGCGAAACAAACGGCGAGCTGGCTTCGGAAGAGGCTCTTAAACGTATAGCCAAGGTCATAAGGGACAATAATATTCCGGTTGGCAGGGCCGCGCGTATAGGGGGAAGTGAGTTTGCTATGCTCCTTCCTGAGAAGAATAAAAAAGAGGCCACCCGCATCGCCGAAGATGTACGCAGGAAGATTGAAAACGTCAATGTGCTGAAAGCGGGTAAGGTCAGCCTTGAGGTGAAGATGGGCTTGAGCGAAAACCCGATAGACGGCGCGACGAGCGAAGAGCTATTTAAAAAAGCTGTGGCTTCATTGGAAAAAGAATGA